The genomic region GAATGATTCTCTATATTCCATATTCCAcagtaagtgaagtgaagtcgctcagtcatgtctgactctttgcaaccctgtggactgtagcctaccaggctgctccatccatgggattttccaaacccactagagtgggttgccatttccttctgcaggggatcttcccaacccagggatcaaacccaggtctcccgcattgtaggcagacgctttactgtctgagccactagggaagtcctaaagtgaaagttgcttagttgtggcacttTCATTCCACAGGGCATCTGGGCAAATTGAGTAACTCATCAGGTGTGAGCAGATCATTAACCATGGCGCTCTAGTCatatatttggtttaaaaaaaagatctgtgAACATACAGTGGTGTCCTTCTTGTGTTCTTCATCTTTATAAACAATTAGGAACATTCTACATGTCTGTCAGGAGATTCTAGATGTCTAATAAATGTCTGATTAAAGAAATGCACTGTTTCTAATCTAAGGATGGGTTACTGTGGAGCCGTAATCATGAGCTTGCCTTCTGTAATGAGAGGAAGGCTGTCCAACATGTAGTGTTATATGGAGAAAGCTCGGGGAAGAACTGCATGccctcatcttttttaaaaaataaaatatatacattggcACAGCACTGAGAAAAGCTAGGGAAATAAGCATCATGTTTGACAGTCTTTGTCTCTAGAGTAGTGGTCTTGAAAATGGGGTATGTGCCCTGAGGGAGAGATCAAGGTGACCTCTTAGAAAGAAAAGCATTAagactttttaatgtatttctcttTATCTCATCTTTTAAAGTTTCTATTCTTCAGAGTGTACATTTTATAACACAATTTTGCAGTGGAACGCATGTttgtaatttattaataaatgcaCATTGACTGTAGGTATGTGTGCAAGCTTGTTTGACTAATGGCACGTGTGATCACAGTAGTTTGGATAACCCTGCTTTAGATGTGGACTTAAAGGACCCCTGCTTTCTCTGtcacatatttctctttttactcaaaatcttttcaaaaaacatatgtatgtatatgtatcagttcagttcagttgctcagtcatgtccacctctttgcgaccccatggactgcagcatgccagacctccctgtccatcgccaacccctggagcttactctaactcatgtccatcgagtccatgatgccatccaaccatctcatcctcttttgtccctttctcctcctggcttcaatctctgccagcatcagggtcttttcagatgagtcagttctttgcatcaggtggcccaagtattggagtttcagcttcaacatcagtccttccaatgaatattcagggttgacttcctttaggatggattggttggatctccttgcagtccaagggactctcaagagtcttctccaacaccatagttcaaaagcatcagttcttcggtgctcagctttctttatagtccaactctcacatccatacataactactggaaaaaccatagctttaactagacagacctttgttggcaaagtaatgcctctgctttttaatatgctgtctaggttggtcataacttttcttccaaggagcaagctatATGTGTATTCTATAACCATaagtacatattaaaatatgattAGAATACATAGACAttggctgggcttcccaggtgactcagtggtaaagaatccacctgccagtgcaggagacgcaggttggctccctgggtcaggaagatcccatggagaaggaaatgtcaacccactgcagtattcttgcctggaaaattccatggacagaggaccctggcgggctacagtccatgggctcaagaagagtcagatatgatgtAGCGACTAACAACAACAAGATGTAGGCTGCTCTCAAAGTAACTTTCTCTTAAAATCTAGAGTTTAGGTTTAAAATCTAGCCTTTCTCTGCTCCTGGCCATCATGTGGCCATCCTGCTAAGAGAATGGCCCACCCTCTCCACTCTTCCCCTCCAGATGAGGCCGGGGAGGAGTTCCTGGACCTGCTTGATGCACTGCTGTGCCACGCGCAGACATACGTCCCCCGGCTGGTGAGGATGGAAGCCTTCCACCTCAGCCTGTCCCAGAGCGTGGTTCTGCGCCACCACTGGATCCTCCCCTTCGTGCAGGCTCTGAAAGACCGAGTGGCCTCCTTCCAGAGGTGAGTGTCCCATGCTTCTGTCTGCTTCCCCTCCAaggctcctcttcccatcccAAGTTCCCATGGGGATGAACCTGTGGGATGGTGTTACCCTAGCAAGCAGGCCAGACCTAGAGGTTAGCGCGCTGAGTATCTCCCAGAGCTATGTGCTGTACACGTCATCCATGTGACTTTGATATATGAAACAGAACCCGTAAGATGTATGTAGATAAAAAGAGACTTATTACAGGTCTTGGCTTATGCAGTTATGGAGGTCAAGAAGTCCACTATCTGCCATCTGCAAAGAGAACCAGGAGAGCTGGTCATGCAATTCAGTTTGACTCCAAAGTCCTAAAAAATCAGGGGACTGGTGATGTAAGTCCTAATATGAGCCTAAAAGCCTGAAAACCAGGAGTGCTGATGTCAGAGGGTAGGAGAAGATGGATGTCTCAACTCATGCAGGGAAGGGGAGTTtgtcctccccttttcctcttccaagggatcttcccgacccagggatcacacccatgtctcctgcattggcaggtggattcttttaccactgagccacctgggaagcccataacttgAATACCAATTAACAACACTTAAATACTAAACTAAAGTCATTACATCTTATATTATGTGATAAGGgagtaagagaagaaaacaaagatatttgCTTAATATATGTACAGGCAAATCTTGCTTTATTATGTTTCACCGATACAAGATTTTTTAACAAACCGAAGGTTTGTGGCAAGCCTGCATTGAGCAAGTCTGTCAGCATCATGTTCCAACATTTACTCTTATGTctgtcatattttggtaattcttgcaatatttcaaactttctcATTATCCTTATATTTGTCATAATGATATTTGACCTTACTATTATAATTGTTTTGGGGTGCCAGGATCCACACCCATATAAGAGGGCAGACAATTGATAAATGTGAATGTTCTGACTGCTTCACCGACCAGCCATCCCCTGCATCTCTGTCCCTCTCCTTGGGCCTCACTATTCCATGAGATACAACAGTGTTGAAATTAATAACCCTACGCTAGCCTcttaagtgttcaagtgaaaggaagggtCACacgtctctcactttaaatcaaaagccaAAAATGATTAACCCTAGTGAGGAAGACATGTCAAAAGTGGAAGGAGACTGGAAGCTAGGCCTcttgtccctgttagccaagttGTGACCGCAAAgggaaagttcttgaaggaaatcaaaAGTGCTCCTCCAGAAAATGCAGGAATGATAAAGCAAAAGAGCCTGGAGAAATTTTAGTGGTCTGGACAGATGATGAAACCTGCCACGGCATTCCCTTCAGCCAAAGCCTGATTCAGAACAAAGCCTTAACTCTTCAATtctgtgaaggctgagagaggggaGGAAGCTGCAGAAAAGTTTGAAGCTGGCAGAGGTcggttcatgaggtttaaggtAAGAAGCCATCTCCATAATATGAAAGTGTGAGATGAAACCACAAGTGCTGGTGTAGATGCTGCCGCAAATTACccagaagatctagctaagatCATTAATGAAGGTGGCCACACCAAGCAACAGATTTTTCAGTGTAGATGAAACAGCTttctattggaagaagatgccagcTAGGATTTTCATAGCTTGAAAGGGAGTATCAGTGCTTAGCTTCACAGCTTCATAGAACAGGCTGACTCTCTCATTAGGGGCTAATACAGCTGGTGATTTTAAGTTTAATCCAAAGCTCATTTGCTATTTCAAAAATCCTAgggcccttaagaattatgctaaagcTACTCTGCTGATGCTCTATTAATGTAACAACAAAGCCTGGATGTCAGCACATCTGTTGACAACCTGGTGTACTGAATGTTTCAAGCCCACTGTTGAGACACCCAGCTCAGAAAAAAGATTCCtatcaaaatattactgctcagTGACAATGCACCTGGAgacccaagagctctgatggagatggaCAGATGAGGTCAGTGTCGTTTCTGTGTTGCTAACATAACATCCGTTCTGCAGTCCGTGGATCAAGGGGGTAAATTTCAACCCTtaagttttatttaagaaatgcGTTTCATTTAGGTTATAGCTGCCATGGATAATGATTCCactgatggatctgggcaaagtcaattgaaaacctctggaaaggattcaccattctgGATGCCAttgtgattcatgggaagaggtcaaaacACCAACATacacaggagtttggaagaagttgattccagcCCTCATGGGTGACTTTGAAGGATGCAAGACTTCTTCACTGGAGGAAGTAACTGCAAATGTgatggaagaaggaagagagcTAGAATTAAAAGTGGAGCCTCACAATGGGAGTGAGTTGCTGccatctcatgataaaactttaatggctaaggagttgcttcttatggatgagcagAGAatgtggtttcttgagatggaatctactcctgatgaagatgccatgaagattgttgaaatgacaacaaaggatttagaatattacattaacttagttgataaagccgTGACAGGGTTTGAGAAGATTgattccaattttgaaagaagctcTCCTGTGGGTAAAATGCCACTAAACAGCATTGCATTGCATGCTACGGAGTAATTGTTCATGGAAGGAAAAGAAGGTTGATGGAGCAAACTTCATCGTTTGCCTTATTGTCTTATTCTAAGAAATTGCCATCACCACCCCAGTGTTCAGCAACCACCACCTTGACCAGTCAGCAGCCATCTACACtgaggcaagaccctccaccagcaaagagGTTATGACTCACTGAAAGCTCAAATGATGGTTAGCAGGTTtagtaataaagtattttaaaaatcaagtatgtagattgtttctttagatataatgcctttgcatgctaagttgacTGCAGTGTagcataaacataacttttatatgcactgagaaGCCAAAGAattgtgactcactttattgcagtatTCACTTTATTGCCGTGTTCTAGATCCAAACTCACAGTGTCCCCGAGGTGTCCTGTATTTATACTCACAGATGCATTcataaaataaggaaattctCATGATGATTACAGTCCTCATTTCTGTAGCTGGTCACAGGATCGCAGCTGATTTTTACAACTACCTTCCACTTCCTAGCTCTCTATTCCCTTTGCCTTTGGCAAGCACCTCAGGTGGTTATGGTTCTTTACCTGGGGTAGTGACCCAAACCTTTATTCCTCAAGGGTCTGGGCCATTACTAGTCCTGCCTGGGTTGGTTGGTGTAATTTTCCACTGGCCTGAAGTCAGTAGGCGTGGTTAATACTAAAAGATCTAACAGATCTCCTGTATCCCAGACATCCTCTGCCTTATTTCCATCATGGAGTTCTAGTCCAGTTTCCCCTTGGTAGTCAGGATCAAGGACCCCAGCCAACATTGGAACTCTTTGTTGATTCAAAGGTGCAGGAGCCCAAGGTGgcaagtcttttttattttaatattatatatttggctgtaccgtatcttagttgcagcatgtgggattagttccccaaccagggatcaggccctggccccctgcattgggagtgtgaagtcttagccactggaccaccaaggtgGCAAGTCTCAACTTGCAGTTCAATGAAAGCACTGTGTCTCCTGTGGGAAGCCTTCCTCCCTCTGGAACTAAGACCTCTGGGCTACCAGAGCATGAAGTTGTGGGAACAGAAAGTAAACATTTTGCTAATGGATCACTCATATTAGTGGTTCCACTCTTATTTCCATCCCTTGATTCCTGGCCCCGTGAATCCTGGCTATGGGAGAATCAGCACCGTATGTGTCTGCTGATTCAGAGCAGATACAGATAGCTGGGTTCTGTTAGAgaataaagtaaatgaaaagtgttagtcactcagttgtggtcgagtctttgtgaccccatggactgtagcctgctaggctcctctgtccatggaattttccaggcaagaatattggagtgggttgccattcctttctccaggggatcttcccgacccaggagtcaaagctgggtctcctgcattgcaggcagattttttttaccacctaagcaaccagggaagcccaagaatgctggagtgggaagcctgtcccttctccagggatcgtcccgagccaggaatctaacccgagtttcccgcattgcaagcagctTCTTCACCATATGAGCTATGTGGGAAGCCCCCTGTTGTTGCTTAGCCAGGGTCAgaattgtctcttttttttaacctgcaaGGAAAAAATTGGCCCTTAAGTCATCTATTAACACCAACCTGATGATGTCTTTCTCAGCTCCCATCAGTAAAGCTGAGATAGTCTCAAATTGCTTATCAAAAATCAACTGTTCTTAATAAAGTAAAATTGTTGCTAGCATCTGAAGGAAGCTCTGGGTTACCTGGACTCAGCGATTATTTAAGGTCTTGCCCAGCTCTTGTATTTTAGGGTTGAGTTAACCACGTGTATAATAGGCTGAGAGTACTACATGTGAAATGAGTTAACTGTAGTTTCAAAgtgatattttttaatataaactgttttctctaaaactttttttcttagcatttttCCTGAAATGTGGTTCTTCTTCTGAATTTCAGATTCTGCTTTACCGCCGACAGAGTAAAGATTTACACCAATCAAGAGAAAACCAGGTGGGTCTCCCTGCTCTGCCCCAAGTTGTTGCCAGAAAAGGATTCTTTGCAGTATAGACTTGAGGGGGCCTTGTCTGTCTCatttttgggtttgtttgtgttttaacCAGCTCTATGACTACCCAGGCAGTTGTCGCCAAATCTGAACctttcattaagaaaaataactCCGGGAGCATAAGAGGAGGAGCAGAGGTAGAGAATAACATCTTGGTTTAGTGGGAAAAGCCTGAGACTCAAAAAAACCCTGGGTGccagcccagctctgcctccaGTTTAGCGTTGAGCTCATACCTTCAACCTCTGTGACCTGGCATTGCCAAGCTGTCACAGGCGTGCCCTGACACATCTATCAGTGGGCAGTTGTGAGGCTCAAATGAACAGAACAAGTTTTATAAAGGCATTCAAGGATGAGATGAACAAAAGAAATTGTTACTAACAGGGTTTCAAAGCAAACCTCCTTGTCAGATCCACTCACTAAGTTGCCTTCTGCTCTCAGCACCTCTGAGAGGACGGCTCATTCCCTCATTCTGCAAAATTGGTTCAGCACGTCCTGGTGCCAAGGACTTGCTGTACACCGCAGATCAGCAATGAAAAGGTCAGCAGACCCCTTGCTCTTTGGGGTCTCACGTTCTGCAGGGGAGATAAACAGTGAACAAGGAAATGAGACTCTTAGAAACTACTGTGTGATGTGAGTGTGGATCATGCAGCCAAGGACGGCCCTAGGGCACTGGCATTTGCCAACGACCCAAGGATGAGAAGTAATGAGCCTTGGGAAACGCTGCTGAGAGAGCCTCCAGAGGACACAACCGAGGAGGTGGTCtgaggaggaaggagcctggcttGTTTGAGGAGGCCAATGAAGCGGAACCCAGGGAGCAACTGGGAGAGCGGGAGGAGATGAGTCAGGCTGGGTTAGCTCCTGCCGGGCCTTCAAGGTCAAGGTCAGGAGTTTGCAGGGTCATGGAAGCCACTGGAGGGATCTGCACAGAGACGTGATCCAACTTATGTTTGTAAATGTCGGCCTGGCCCAATCGTGTCTGTGGCTCCCGTGTGGAGACAAGATGTAAAGGAGGTTGaatgcagggagagagagagaggagacaggtGTCACCATCCAGGTGAGGCGCCAAGGGTGTCATGACTCAGGGTGATGGCAGTGCAAGGGCCAAGAAGCAGGCGCATTCCTGATACACCACAGGTAGAATCAGCCAGCATCTGCAATGAGTCCGATCTGTGCACAGTAAGGGGAAGAACCAAAGTAGATACCTGAACTTGTGGTTTGAACAGCTGGGTAAATAAATGGCCCCACGTCCCGAGGTGGGAAACACCGGTGGGAGGAAAATCAGCTTTTCTTTGTCCCCAGGAGATGTTGCCACTGATGATACCCCCGGGTACCCGTGGGTGGAAGAGGTACATACACAGTCAGGCAGACAGGAGAGGTGCCAGCCGGAGATGGAAACGTGGGAGCCACTGGGCTGTGTGGTGCTGAAACcagggccggggtgggggccaggggcaCACAGAGCAGATTGGAGGAAGTGGGCTGGGCTCGGCGGCCCCTGACCATTTAGAGGCTGGGAAGAAgagagggcggcagaggaggcTGAACCGGAGGCCAGAGACAGGGTCACACCAGGACCGTGTAGTGGGTGGTCTCTTGGAGCCAATAGGAAAGAAATGGGTTTCAGGGAGAGAGGAACCAGCCGTGTCCGACCCTGCTGAGAGATCAAGGTGAGGCCGGAGAAGTGTCCACCAAGTGCAGTAACCTGGAGGTGGGCGGCAGCTTTGATGGGAGCTGGCTGAAGATGGCGGGGGCGGGAGAGAcgggaggagggggagacagcGGAGGGAGACAGAGCATCCGAACATCAAATCTGACCGAGGATGGAATGGGACTGGCCAAAAACTCAGGTTCAAAGGAGGGGTTTTAAGGATGAGAGTGCtcagaattccctggcggtccagtggttaagactctgaacttccactgcgggaggcacgggtttgatctccagtggggggaactaagatcccacatgctgtgctgcGGGGccaaaaataagagaataaagaTGAGAGTGTGCTAGTGGGAGGGAGTCAGTGCCAGagagggaagccctggagaaagGGACCCACCTGGGAGCGATGATGGTGAGCCTGGGCACAGAAGCGTCGGGTCTGTAGACTTGGCAGCAGCAGATGAAGATGGTTCTACAGGGGATCTCAGACCCTAGGGAAAGAGGGTAGGTGTGCAGTTAGAGCTAGGAGA from Muntiacus reevesi chromosome 2, mMunRee1.1, whole genome shotgun sequence harbors:
- the USB1 gene encoding U6 snRNA phosphodiesterase 1 isoform X2 — protein: MSAVPLVGYSSSGSEDEAEAGARVRPGAEGRSRGQSPLPSQRLPVPDSVLHMFPGTEEGPMDDSAKHGGRVRTFPHERGNWATHVYIPYEAGEEFLDLLDALLCHAQTYVPRLVRMEAFHLSLSQSVVLRHHWILPFVQALKDRVASFQRFCFTADRVKIYTNQEKTSTSERTAHSLILQNWFSTSWCQGLAVHRRSAMKRSADPLLFGVSRSAGEINSEQGNETLRNYCVM